The Shewanella sp. MTB7 genome includes a window with the following:
- a CDS encoding methyltransferase has product MAFYQSPKKISAFNAKFEAQKIAFAPISFQVARCLLKFGILAQIETSAEQGCSLADIKEKTGLSEYAISVLIDMGLSMGLLWQNEDKYLLDKIGHFLVVDDMAKVNLNFVHDVCYQGMFELESSLLEGKPKGLRIFGDWDTIYPTLSELPAQVKQSWFEFDHYYSDHAFGQLLPLIFQAKPKHIVDVGGNTGKWALACTAYDPSVNITIMDLPGQLNVALANAKEKGVADRVAGFQCDLLDASQDFCQNGDLYWMSQFLDCFSKDQILSILTRTAQSMTANSELCILETYWDRQPFEAGAYCVNATSIYFTAMANGDSRMYHSKEMLSLISQAGLYVDEDIDEIGLGHTLLRCKRKPVA; this is encoded by the coding sequence ATGGCTTTTTATCAATCCCCAAAGAAAATAAGCGCATTTAACGCTAAGTTTGAAGCACAAAAAATCGCATTTGCTCCCATCAGTTTTCAAGTCGCCCGTTGTTTACTTAAATTTGGCATCTTAGCGCAAATTGAGACTTCTGCAGAGCAAGGTTGCTCCCTCGCCGACATAAAAGAAAAAACCGGATTATCAGAGTATGCCATTAGTGTTCTTATCGATATGGGTCTTAGTATGGGCTTACTCTGGCAAAATGAAGATAAATATCTGCTCGATAAAATCGGTCACTTTCTCGTTGTAGATGATATGGCTAAGGTCAACCTTAACTTTGTTCATGATGTTTGTTACCAAGGCATGTTTGAGCTTGAATCCTCTTTGCTTGAGGGTAAACCAAAGGGACTTAGGATCTTTGGGGATTGGGACACCATCTACCCAACCTTGAGTGAGTTGCCTGCTCAGGTAAAGCAAAGTTGGTTTGAATTTGATCATTACTATTCAGATCATGCATTTGGCCAACTGCTGCCACTTATTTTTCAGGCCAAGCCAAAGCATATCGTCGACGTAGGTGGTAATACAGGCAAGTGGGCACTTGCTTGCACTGCTTATGATCCAAGTGTCAATATCACCATTATGGACTTGCCCGGTCAGCTTAATGTCGCCCTCGCCAATGCCAAAGAGAAAGGCGTAGCCGACAGAGTCGCTGGCTTTCAATGTGATCTGCTAGACGCGTCGCAGGATTTCTGTCAAAACGGCGATCTCTATTGGATGAGCCAATTTCTCGATTGCTTCTCAAAAGATCAAATTTTAAGTATTTTAACTCGCACAGCTCAAAGCATGACAGCCAACAGTGAACTCTGTATCTTAGAAACCTACTGGGACAGACAACCCTTTGAAGCAGGCGCATATTGCGTTAATGCCACCTCTATTTATTTTACCGCCATGGCAAATGGTGACAGCCGCATGTACCACTCAAAAGAGATGTTATCTCTTATATCTCAAGCGGGTCTCTATGTGGATGAAGATATTGATGAGATAGGCTTAGGCCACACCTTACTCCGATGTAAACGTAAACCAGTAGCCTAA
- a CDS encoding NADH-quinone oxidoreductase subunit N, producing MSLHYLPAMIISVAILVLLLAIALKRSHNLAFIITGLGLIGACFSQCLLLNEPNSSDELFVFSPVSGLLSLLLLSILIFLWLQMYAWLEKQTGHKEEFYLLFLLTSLGALGMIVSEHFASFFLTLELMSLSFVGLIAYSQDKPVGQEAGIKYLVLSAVASAFLLMGIAIIYLQTGSLTFEHITTEVSSADSMPLLTTTGIIFILIGLFFKLSMVPCHLWVADIFQGAPLASTALLSTVSKLASFVVLWKMFNLGGWQHNQIILEIIGLVAVTSMLIGNLLALLQNNILRIMAFSSISHFGYLLILLLLFNHNADLLENAKFPLEALVFYLCAYLITLTGTFSVLMQLEGKTTLEQLSGLFWIRPLHAASLSILMLSLAGIPLTVGFMGKFYLVTATISHQILWPLPFLVIASVVGLFFYLRIIMVMLSSINQAEKRQTSTTGEQASLWFIIAVVMGLGTFPALFAEVIRHTVH from the coding sequence ATGAGCCTTCATTATCTCCCAGCAATGATCATCTCTGTCGCCATATTGGTCTTGTTGTTGGCGATCGCTCTTAAACGGTCCCACAACTTAGCATTTATCATTACTGGGCTAGGACTAATCGGCGCTTGTTTTAGTCAATGCTTACTCTTAAATGAACCAAATTCGTCAGACGAACTTTTTGTATTTTCTCCTGTTAGCGGCCTACTCAGTTTATTACTGCTGAGCATCCTCATCTTTCTCTGGTTACAAATGTATGCTTGGCTTGAGAAACAAACGGGACACAAGGAGGAGTTTTACTTACTCTTTCTACTTACTAGCTTAGGCGCACTAGGGATGATAGTCAGCGAGCATTTTGCCAGTTTCTTTTTAACCTTAGAGCTAATGAGCCTATCCTTTGTCGGATTAATCGCTTACTCACAAGATAAACCCGTAGGCCAAGAGGCTGGAATAAAATATTTAGTTCTATCAGCCGTTGCCTCAGCCTTTTTACTCATGGGGATCGCCATCATCTATCTGCAAACAGGCAGTCTTACATTTGAACATATTACAACTGAAGTCAGCTCTGCTGACTCTATGCCTTTATTAACCACCACCGGTATTATCTTTATTCTTATCGGACTCTTTTTCAAACTCTCTATGGTGCCATGCCACCTATGGGTTGCTGATATTTTCCAAGGCGCCCCTCTTGCTTCAACCGCCCTATTATCAACCGTCTCTAAACTGGCTTCATTTGTTGTGCTTTGGAAGATGTTTAACTTAGGTGGCTGGCAACATAATCAAATTATCCTCGAGATCATCGGTTTAGTGGCTGTGACTTCGATGCTCATAGGGAACTTACTCGCTCTATTGCAGAACAATATTCTTCGCATAATGGCATTTTCATCAATCTCACATTTCGGATATCTGTTGATTTTACTGCTGCTGTTTAATCACAATGCTGACCTGCTTGAAAATGCAAAATTTCCACTCGAAGCACTTGTTTTCTATTTGTGTGCTTATCTCATTACATTAACCGGCACCTTCTCTGTTTTGATGCAATTGGAGGGAAAAACCACCCTTGAACAGTTAAGCGGGCTCTTTTGGATCCGACCACTGCATGCTGCAAGCCTGAGCATTTTGATGCTTTCACTGGCGGGGATCCCGCTGACTGTTGGTTTTATGGGGAAGTTTTATCTGGTGACCGCAACCATTTCTCATCAAATTCTGTGGCCGCTACCCTTTTTGGTCATCGCCAGCGTAGTTGGGCTATTTTTCTATCTCAGGATAATTATGGTGATGTTGTCATCAATAAACCAAGCAGAAAAACGCCAGACATCAACCACGGGAGAACAGGCTAGTCTCTGGTTTATTATCGCCGTCGTTATGGGATTAGGTACCTTCCCTGCACTCTTTGCCGAGGTCATCAGGCACACAGTCCATTAG
- a CDS encoding complex I subunit 4 family protein has translation MMLFTLILLPLIGGVIACWSQRVHQDAPKWVTCLCLLLSLAFLTSLKFGTNIDASNLWLVDETLAWIPRLNISAHLAMDGLSFVLILLTLLMGLVGLSSAWNEISQHTGFFYGNYLWTLAGIIGVFLAMDLLLFFVFWEVMLVPMYFLIAIWGNENRRYAALKFFLFTQTGGLLMLLSIIALAVIHYQQTQILSFDYQILVQSPIESEFAKWICLGFIIAFIVKLPAFPFHSWLPDAHTQAPTPASIILAAVLLKTGGYGLLRFVLPLFPDASQFWSPLMMGLAGVSIIYGAMMAFSQTDLKRLVAYSSVSHMGFVLLGCFSLNFYALQGAVMQMLAHGISTAALFMLVGLIQHKFHTRDLNQVRGLWNTLPKLSAMGLFFGVASLGMPGLGNFIAELLVLIGTFKQAPMFALVATSGLILAAVYSLRMIQKSFFGVSVNSDENIKTETENSNKLDSQTAHPPKQVITDLNTKEKITLMLMCLALILMGLHPQPIFNLVNGSLMEIALLFQTPFQAPLQPEIQLLEVQL, from the coding sequence ATGATGCTATTTACTTTGATCTTACTGCCGCTTATTGGTGGCGTTATCGCATGTTGGAGTCAGCGAGTACATCAAGATGCGCCCAAATGGGTAACCTGTCTGTGTTTACTCCTGTCATTAGCCTTTCTAACTTCGCTTAAGTTCGGCACCAATATAGATGCATCCAATCTCTGGCTTGTCGATGAGACACTTGCTTGGATCCCCAGACTCAATATCAGTGCCCACCTTGCCATGGATGGGCTCAGCTTCGTGTTGATCCTATTAACGCTCTTAATGGGATTAGTGGGCTTGTCCTCAGCGTGGAACGAAATAAGCCAACACACAGGTTTCTTTTATGGTAATTATCTGTGGACATTAGCAGGCATTATTGGTGTGTTTTTAGCCATGGATCTGCTGCTTTTCTTCGTCTTTTGGGAAGTTATGTTAGTGCCCATGTATTTTCTTATTGCTATATGGGGCAATGAAAACCGTCGCTACGCCGCCTTAAAATTCTTCCTTTTTACCCAAACTGGTGGCTTATTGATGCTCTTAAGTATTATCGCTCTGGCCGTTATACATTATCAGCAAACTCAAATTCTTAGCTTTGATTATCAAATATTGGTTCAATCACCCATTGAATCTGAATTTGCCAAGTGGATCTGTCTGGGATTCATTATTGCTTTTATTGTCAAACTCCCCGCTTTCCCCTTCCATAGCTGGTTGCCCGATGCGCACACACAAGCACCAACACCTGCCAGTATCATACTGGCTGCGGTATTGCTCAAAACCGGTGGTTATGGATTACTCAGATTTGTATTACCTTTGTTCCCCGATGCCAGTCAATTTTGGTCGCCTCTGATGATGGGACTTGCCGGAGTGAGTATCATCTATGGCGCCATGATGGCTTTTTCACAAACGGATCTTAAACGACTGGTGGCTTATTCAAGTGTGAGTCATATGGGCTTTGTGCTTTTAGGTTGTTTTAGTCTTAACTTTTATGCCCTACAAGGTGCTGTCATGCAGATGTTGGCACACGGGATCAGCACGGCGGCCCTTTTTATGTTGGTGGGGTTAATCCAACATAAATTTCACACTCGAGATCTTAATCAAGTAAGAGGACTCTGGAACACCTTGCCTAAGCTATCAGCCATGGGATTGTTTTTTGGTGTCGCCTCTTTAGGCATGCCTGGACTTGGAAATTTTATCGCTGAGTTATTGGTGCTTATCGGCACCTTTAAACAAGCGCCAATGTTTGCTTTAGTGGCAACGTCAGGGCTGATATTAGCCGCAGTTTATTCCCTACGCATGATCCAAAAAAGTTTCTTTGGCGTGAGCGTAAACTCGGATGAAAACATAAAGACTGAAACAGAAAACTCAAACAAACTTGATAGTCAAACGGCACATCCCCCTAAGCAGGTCATCACAGATCTGAATACCAAAGAGAAAATCACCTTAATGTTGATGTGTTTAGCTCTGATACTAATGGGACTTCACCCTCAGCCTATTTTTAACTTAGTTAATGGTTCATTAATGGAGATAGCCTTACTCTTTCAAACACCATTTCAAGCTCCACTCCAACCAGAGATCCAACTATTAGAGGTGCAGCTATGA
- the nuoL gene encoding NADH-quinone oxidoreductase subunit L, translating to MKILLGLIPLFPLISACLLIFWQPKLVITQIIAVGSVSLAALLALTLNIQFWDQTQFILQVSLGQWFTIDNLSLDFNLYLDPLSLIMVTIITCVGALIHLYSASYMKDDADVCRFFAYLNLFVSAMLFLVLADNLILLYLGWEGVGLCSYLLIGFWYREQKNSQAANKAFIITRIGDTAMLIGIILLFYQFDTLNIQQIQQQSQQLLQTVGLSTRDSTTSIISLCCLLLFAGAAGKSAQVPLQSWLPDAMAGPTPVSALIHAATMVTAGIYLIARNMELFQLAPDVLHLIAIIGVITLILGASSALAQSDLKRILAYSTISQLGYMFLALGVGSASAAVFHLMTHAFFKALLFLSAGALIYCMHHEQNIFKMGGLRKSQPLLALSFGIGCAALASLPMTSGFFSKELILEQTLLAHQPLLWWGGIIGAFFTALYSAKLFFIIFFGKLNQPSTHNTPTIMASVLIILMLLSLVGGIQPQGVFTHFSTVVLSVSQEHTLSLFQHWLPILLPIFTVILAWFLFIKGVFTPSSPPSQSSSSFRQELHSFLLSGWDFDRLYYFIFIKPFKFVTEYNRRDIIDLAYRQLETFSSLLYRQLNRFQTGQLRYYSASLVIFCVLAIVWGLIQ from the coding sequence ATGAAGATATTGCTTGGCTTAATTCCTCTTTTTCCCTTGATTAGCGCCTGCCTACTGATCTTCTGGCAGCCTAAACTTGTTATAACCCAAATCATCGCCGTAGGCTCAGTAAGTCTAGCAGCATTATTGGCATTGACTCTAAACATTCAATTTTGGGATCAGACTCAATTTATACTTCAGGTATCGCTTGGACAATGGTTTACTATAGATAACTTGTCCTTAGATTTTAACCTGTATCTCGACCCTTTATCTTTAATTATGGTCACGATTATTACCTGTGTTGGTGCGCTGATCCACCTCTACTCGGCCAGCTACATGAAAGATGATGCCGATGTGTGTCGTTTTTTCGCCTACCTTAATCTCTTTGTCTCGGCCATGTTATTTCTGGTCCTCGCCGATAATCTGATCTTGCTCTACTTAGGGTGGGAAGGCGTGGGTTTATGCAGTTATTTACTGATCGGTTTTTGGTATCGTGAACAGAAAAACAGTCAAGCCGCTAATAAGGCATTTATCATCACGCGTATCGGTGATACCGCCATGCTTATCGGCATTATTTTGCTCTTCTACCAATTCGACACCTTAAATATCCAGCAGATACAGCAACAATCACAGCAACTACTGCAAACTGTAGGGCTTTCGACTAGGGATTCAACAACGAGTATTATCAGCTTATGCTGTTTACTTCTATTTGCTGGCGCTGCAGGTAAATCGGCACAGGTGCCTCTGCAATCCTGGCTTCCCGATGCCATGGCAGGTCCGACTCCCGTGAGTGCCTTGATCCATGCAGCTACTATGGTCACCGCAGGAATCTACCTGATAGCAAGAAATATGGAACTGTTCCAACTCGCTCCCGATGTATTACATCTTATCGCCATTATCGGCGTTATCACCTTGATTTTAGGGGCGAGCTCAGCGCTGGCTCAGTCTGATCTGAAACGAATACTCGCCTACTCTACCATTAGCCAATTAGGCTATATGTTTCTAGCCCTTGGCGTTGGCTCTGCCTCTGCTGCTGTATTTCATCTGATGACCCATGCTTTCTTTAAGGCACTGTTATTTCTTAGCGCCGGAGCACTTATTTATTGTATGCATCATGAGCAAAATATTTTTAAAATGGGAGGATTAAGAAAATCTCAGCCACTGTTGGCCCTCTCATTCGGTATCGGCTGCGCTGCATTAGCATCACTTCCCATGACGTCTGGCTTTTTCAGTAAAGAACTTATTCTTGAACAAACACTGCTTGCTCATCAGCCTTTACTTTGGTGGGGCGGTATCATTGGCGCATTTTTTACCGCCCTTTACAGTGCCAAACTATTTTTTATCATCTTTTTTGGCAAACTAAACCAACCAAGTACTCATAACACGCCAACAATTATGGCAAGCGTACTTATTATCTTAATGCTATTGTCACTTGTAGGCGGTATACAACCTCAAGGTGTATTTACCCACTTTTCTACTGTCGTTCTATCGGTATCACAGGAACATACTCTTAGTTTATTTCAGCATTGGTTGCCAATCCTCTTACCTATATTCACTGTTATCTTAGCCTGGTTTCTGTTTATTAAGGGCGTATTTACACCAAGCTCTCCACCCAGCCAATCCTCATCCAGCTTTAGGCAAGAGTTACATAGTTTTTTATTATCTGGTTGGGATTTCGATAGACTGTACTATTTTATATTTATCAAACCGTTTAAATTCGTCACTGAATATAATCGAAGGGATATTATCGATCTGGCCTATCGTCAGCTTGAAACGTTCAGTTCATTACTCTACAGACAGCTCAATCGTTTTCAAACCGGGCAACTTAGATACTATAGTGCAAGTCTGGTGATATTTTGCGTGTTAGCCATCGTTTGGGGGTTAATACAATGA
- the nuoK gene encoding NADH-quinone oxidoreductase subunit NuoK, translating to MIETLWVLILSFSLFAIGVFGLISRRNLLFILLSLEIMLNGIILLFVAASNLHGNNDGQIMYLLVLTLAASEVAVGLALVMQIYRQQQNLDVDTLTKLRG from the coding sequence ATGATAGAAACTCTATGGGTACTAATACTGAGTTTTTCACTGTTCGCCATCGGGGTATTTGGTCTAATAAGCAGAAGAAACCTACTCTTTATCTTACTTTCACTGGAGATCATGCTTAATGGCATAATCTTACTGTTTGTTGCAGCATCCAACTTGCATGGCAATAACGATGGTCAGATCATGTACCTGCTGGTTCTGACTTTAGCTGCATCAGAAGTCGCCGTAGGCCTTGCTTTGGTCATGCAAATTTACAGGCAGCAACAGAATCTCGATGTTGATACACTGACTAAGTTGCGGGGCTAA
- a CDS encoding NADH-quinone oxidoreductase subunit J, giving the protein MMIEVIFIITAIICVIAALLTVTAHNAVHALLYLVTMMIAIALIFFLFGSPFAAALQIIVYAGAVMVLFVFVTMMLHQGEKSILDEKALFNLKSAKGPLLLATILIIELLVISVQPLEANAALVPLSPINNEVFSSGAEQHSTQGDNTSQLNSVKSLAIQLYGPYRLLVLIAAMLLLSALIGAIHIARKRPKSEDETPRPERPLLASKQQEENP; this is encoded by the coding sequence ATGATGATTGAAGTCATTTTTATTATTACTGCAATCATCTGCGTTATCGCAGCATTATTAACCGTCACGGCCCACAACGCAGTGCATGCCCTGCTTTATCTAGTGACGATGATGATCGCTATTGCGCTAATTTTCTTTCTATTTGGCTCTCCTTTTGCCGCAGCGCTGCAGATCATTGTCTATGCCGGAGCCGTAATGGTGCTGTTTGTGTTTGTCACCATGATGCTACATCAAGGCGAGAAAAGTATCCTTGATGAGAAAGCTCTCTTTAATCTAAAAAGTGCTAAAGGCCCACTATTACTGGCCACGATACTGATCATTGAGCTACTGGTGATTAGTGTGCAACCGCTAGAAGCCAACGCTGCACTTGTACCTCTCAGCCCTATTAACAATGAAGTCTTTAGCAGCGGAGCTGAGCAGCATTCAACTCAGGGCGACAACACTTCACAGCTCAACTCAGTCAAATCACTCGCCATACAACTCTATGGTCCCTATCGTTTATTGGTCCTTATTGCCGCAATGCTTTTGCTCTCTGCATTAATTGGAGCCATACACATTGCGCGAAAAAGACCAAAGTCAGAAGACGAAACTCCTAGGCCAGAAAGGCCACTACTAGCAAGTAAACAGCAGGAGGAAAACCCATGA
- the nuoI gene encoding NADH-quinone oxidoreductase subunit NuoI: MLSQIRTLITILKHTFTRADTVEYPEQKPYLSPRYRGRIVLTRDPDGEERCVACNLCSVACPVDCISVVKTEKPDGRWEAESFTVNFSRCIMCGFCEEACPTHAIQLTPDVEMAEYDRQNLVYEKEHLLISGPGKYHDYNFYKVSGKAIKGKGKGEAENELPPINVRSLLP; the protein is encoded by the coding sequence ATGTTAAGTCAAATAAGAACGCTAATCACAATCCTAAAGCACACATTCACCCGTGCCGACACGGTCGAGTATCCGGAGCAAAAACCTTATCTGTCGCCTCGTTACCGTGGTCGAATAGTCTTGACCCGCGATCCAGATGGTGAAGAGCGCTGTGTCGCCTGCAATCTTTGCTCTGTGGCCTGCCCTGTCGATTGTATATCAGTGGTTAAAACAGAGAAACCAGACGGGCGCTGGGAAGCTGAAAGTTTCACCGTCAATTTTTCTCGCTGCATCATGTGTGGGTTTTGTGAGGAAGCCTGTCCGACTCACGCCATTCAGCTAACCCCAGATGTAGAGATGGCCGAATATGACAGACAAAACCTAGTCTATGAAAAGGAGCATCTGCTTATCTCCGGTCCAGGTAAGTATCATGACTACAACTTTTACAAAGTGAGTGGCAAAGCCATCAAAGGCAAAGGCAAAGGAGAAGCTGAAAATGAATTGCCTCCCATTAATGTAAGGAGTTTATTGCCATGA
- the nuoH gene encoding NADH-quinone oxidoreductase subunit NuoH, which produces MIELTSLLTPLAVLIVLLLAAAWSTWLERRLLGIWQDRLGPNRVGPFGLFQVIADMIKIFTKEDWIPPFADKALFVIAPMILMIMTLLGFAIIPFSPDIQIAEFDNALLFILAISSLSVYSIMLAGFSSNSKYSLLGALRTTAQMLSYEVFMGLSLMGVVVIAGSFSLNEIVQAQSQYWFILSQPLGFLLFLFAGVAESHRAPFDLPEAETEIVAGFHTEYASMKFGMFFIGEYLGVIFISALITTLYFGGWQGPLLPPIVWFTLKTIFFVMFFILLRAAIPRPRYDQLMSFGWSILLPLALLNLLLTAVWKLTIGF; this is translated from the coding sequence ATGATTGAGTTAACCTCTCTTTTAACCCCATTGGCAGTGTTGATTGTTTTACTGCTTGCCGCCGCCTGGTCAACTTGGCTCGAGCGACGTTTACTGGGCATCTGGCAAGACAGATTAGGCCCTAACCGAGTCGGCCCGTTTGGCCTGTTTCAGGTTATTGCCGATATGATAAAGATTTTCACCAAAGAGGATTGGATCCCACCGTTTGCAGATAAAGCGCTGTTTGTTATCGCACCAATGATCTTGATGATCATGACCTTACTTGGTTTCGCTATTATCCCCTTTTCCCCAGATATTCAGATCGCTGAATTTGATAACGCCTTGCTATTTATCTTGGCAATTAGCTCCTTGTCTGTGTATAGCATCATGTTGGCTGGATTTTCATCTAACAGTAAATATTCACTCTTAGGTGCGCTGCGAACCACAGCTCAAATGCTTTCCTACGAGGTGTTTATGGGACTGTCTTTAATGGGAGTTGTAGTAATAGCTGGCAGTTTCAGTCTCAATGAGATCGTTCAGGCTCAAAGCCAATATTGGTTTATCCTCAGTCAACCTCTGGGATTTCTACTTTTTCTCTTTGCTGGTGTTGCCGAAAGTCACCGTGCCCCATTCGATCTTCCTGAAGCAGAGACCGAAATTGTTGCAGGGTTTCATACCGAATATGCCAGCATGAAATTTGGTATGTTTTTCATTGGAGAATACCTAGGGGTGATCTTCATCTCTGCCTTAATCACCACCCTCTATTTCGGTGGTTGGCAAGGCCCCTTGCTGCCGCCAATTGTCTGGTTCACACTCAAAACCATTTTTTTTGTGATGTTTTTTATTCTACTTCGCGCCGCGATACCAAGGCCTAGATACGATCAACTGATGAGCTTTGGCTGGTCCATTTTACTGCCACTGGCACTATTAAACCTGCTGCTTACCGCAGTATGGAAATTAACCATAGGCTTTTAA